From the Actinomycetes bacterium genome, the window AGAAGGGGGGTCGTGATGCGGGCCCGGGCCAGGCAGCAACGGGCGGTGGCCGTGATCGCCCTGCTCGCCGCCGTCTCGGCCTCGACCGCCAGGATGGTCGCGGTCCACTCCGACGAGGTGGCGGCCGCCGCGGGGGTCCCGGGCAAGGGGGTCTTCGCCGACGCCGTCTCCCGCGGTCCGGTCGCGTTCAAGGGCGAGCTGCTCGTCTGGGCCTCCGGCGGCTTCTCCACCGACGAGGTCAAGCGCATCCGGGACTCGCCCCAGGTCGCCGCGATCGCCGCCGTGCGCACCGGGCAGCTCGCGGTCGAGAGCCGCAAGGCGGGTTACCCGGTGGTGCCGGTCGAGGCGATGGCCGCCAACCGGGATGCCTACGCGGACGCCCTGGGCAAGCCGGCGGGCCCGCTCTCGGGGATGCTCCGCAAGGGCGCGGTGCTCTCCCAGACCGGCGCCCGGCTTCGTGGGCTGCGCACCGGTGGCCGGCTGCGGCTCGCCGACGGCAGGACCCTGCCGGTGACCGGCGTGGTGGCCGACTGGGTCATCGGCGGCTACGAGGTCGCGGTCGACCGTGACCTGGGCCAGCGGCTCAAGCTGCGACGAACCACCTACCTGCTGCTGCGGACGCGCGGCTCCCGGCCCAGGTTCGAGGCGGCCATCCGGCGCCTGGTGCCCAGGCGGGCGCTGCGCTTCCGGGCCCCGGGGGAGCGGCCCTTCCTGCGGGCCGGTGACGGCGCGCTCCCGCTCGGCCTGGTCAAGCTCCGCTTCGGCGAGTTCGCGGTGCGGAGCCTGGCCCGTCCCGAGCCCGATCCCCGCTGGGTGCGGGAGCACATCGTGCGCGCGGTCGTGCCCGTGCTCGGCCCCGTGCGCTGCCACAAGCTGATCGTCCCCCACCTGACCGCGGCCATGGCCGAGGTGAAGCGGCTGCGCCTCCAGCAGCTGGTCGACGTGGCCGACTTCCGCCGCCGGGGTGGCTGCTTCAGCCCGGTCCGGGGCGGCGGCGCCGAGCTGTCCAGGCGCGCCTTCGGGATCGCGCTCGCGCTCAACGTCGCCGCCAACCCGCCCGGCAAGGCCAACGCCGACCCGAGGCTCGCGCGGGTGATGGCCCGCCACGGCTTCACCTGGGGCGGGCACTGGCTGCGCCCGAACGGCGGCTACTTCGAGTGGGTGGGCTCGGGGGCTTGACCGGCGCCCGGAGGGGTACGCTGGTCGCCTTGGCCCAACCGGAGGACACGTGATGAGGCTGCACTTCGGCGCCGCCGTCTCGACCGCCCCAGACCACCAGCAAGCCCTCGACGAGGTCATCCCGGCGGCCGTGGCCGCCCTCGAGGGCACGCCGGACCTGGCCGTCTGCTTCTTCTCGACCGAGCACGCGGCGGCCGCGTCCGGGATCGCCCTGAGCCTCTCCGAGCGCCTGGGCACCTCGGCGATCGTCGGCTGCACCGCCGAGGGCGTCATCGGCGAGGGCCGCGAGCTGGAAGGCAGCCCCGGCCTGGCCCTGTGGCTGGCGCGGCTGCCCGGCGTGGACGTGCGCCCGTTCGCGCTCGAGGTGGTGGCGGTGCCCGACGGGTACGGCATCGCCGGGTGGCCGAGCATCGCGCCGCAGGAGGAGGCCACCGTCGTGCTCCTGGCCGACCCGTTCTCCTTCCCGGCCGACCGGTTCCTCGAACGGCTGAACGAGGAGCAGCCCGGCCTGCCCGTGGTCGGCGGGATGGCGTCGGGGGGAAGCGGGCCCGGCGAGCACCGCCTGCTGTCCGGCACCGACGTGGTCGACCGCGGGGCGGTCGGCGTCGCCCTGGCCGGGGCGGTCGAGGTGCGCACGGTGGTGAGCCAGGGCTGCCGCCCGATCGGGTCGCCGTACGCCGTGACCAGGGGCGAAGGGAACGTGGTGCACGAGCTGGGCGGCCAGCCCGCGATCGAGCGTCTCCGTCAGGTCGTGACCACGCTCAGCCAGCGCGACCAGGCCCTCATCCGGGGCGGGCTGCAGGTCGGCCAGGTCATCGACGAGCACAAGGCCGAGTTCGGCCGGGGCGACTTCCTGATCCGCGGGCTGGTCGGTGCCGACGAGGAGACCGGCGCCATCGCGGTCGGGGACCAGGTCGAGCTCGGGCAGACCCTGCAGTTCCACGTCAGGGACGCGGTCGCCGCCGGCGAGGAGCTCGAGCTGCTGCTCGGTCCGGTGACCGGCTGGCACCCCAAGGGCGTGCTGCTGTTCTCGTGCAACGGCCGGGGTCGCCGCTTCTTCGGCGAGCCCGACCACGACGCCCAGCGGGTCGCGGTCGCCACCGGCCAGGCCCCGATGGCCGGGTTCTTCGCCCAGGGCGAGCTCGGCCCGGTCGGCAAGCGCAACTTCGTGCACGGCTACACCGCCAGCATGGCCCTGTTCTGCGAGCCCGGGGAGCCCGTGCCCGCCCTCGACCGCGCCACCGCCGCGGAGCCCGCCGGCGCCCTGTCCGACCCGCCGAGCCTGACCGGCCTGCCCTCGCCCCTCGACCGCCCACCAGTCCCCGACGCCGGGGAGCCGGGTGCGCCTCGGCCGGTCTGACCCCCCGCGGACCAGGATCTACGAGGAGGTCTTCGCGGTGGCTGCCGGCTCCTTGTCTTCTTCGAGCTGGTCGTAGGAGGTACGGAAGCCGTCGCGGAGGCGGGTGCGGAACTCGGCCCGGTTGCGGACGAGCAGGATGGCGCCGAGCAGGAGGTAGACGACCGAGACCGCGATCAGCTCGACGCCGTGGAGCGAGGCCGGGACGACCGCGCCGATGATGAACTGGGCCCAGAACAGGCCGAAGATCGCGGCCGCCTCCTTCACCGACATCGTGAGGTTGGTGAGGACCGCCACCGCGAAGACGGTCTGGGCGGCGGTGAGCAGCAGCTCCTCGCGCTGCTGGGCCTGGATGGGCAGGCCGTGCAGGCTCGACGACGCGACCGCGAACACGACCGGCAGGGTGCCCACGAGCAGCGTCCACTGGTTGACCTTGGAGGAGATCAGGGTGGTGAGCGCCTCGCCGGTCTTCAGCCGCCAGGCGTACAACCCGGCCACCAGCAGCTCGGGTGCCTCCGAGGCCAGCGGGGCGAGCCACTGGACCAGGAAGAACTCGCTGACGCCGAGTTCGGTACCGGTGTCGACCAGCGCCTCGGCGAAGTGCTCGGCCACGAGCAGGATGACCACGGCGGCGAACCCGAACAGGGCGAGGACGGTGGCCCGCCGGCGGCGGCGCGGCAGGGCGCCGACGTAGGCGGCCGGGCCGATCAGGTGCGGCTCCTCGGCCGGCGCCTTGGAGATGCGCAGCGTGTAGGCGACGAAGACGGCGACCAGGATGACGGCGTCGACCAGGGTGACGGTCCGCTTCAGGGGCAGGGTCAGGGAGTAGGCGCAGGCAAGGGCGAGGAATGACAGCTCGACCGACTTGGTCCGGTTGAGCGCGATGCCCTCGCGCGGCTCACCCCGCCGCCGCCAGCGCCACCAGGCGATGAACACCACCATCGCCCAGCCGATGCCGATCAGGAGCCGGTTGGCGCCGGTCATGTTCGCGAGCACGAGGGAGCAGTTGGACTCGCCGGCGCCGTCCGGCGGCTTGCAGGCCGAGCCGAACCGCTCCACGTCGTTGCCGCCCTTCCAGGCGAACACGAAGCCGACCGCGTACTCGGGCAGCACGGCGACCAGGGCGAGCGCGCCGATGGCCAGGCTGGCCGAGATGTCGAGCATGGCTGCCTCGGCCGCCCAGCCGAGCAGGAACGCCGCGCCGATCACGGCGAGCCCGTAGAGCAGGGCGGCGAGCGGGGGTGCGAGGTGGGGCCCGCCGAGGTGCAGCAGCTCGGCGACGCCCAGGAGGCCCCCCGGGATGGTGATCGCGATGGCGAGGAGCAGGGGGATGCGCTGCGACCGGGTGGACGCCCTGTCGCCGGTCGTGTCCGTCTTGGTGACCATGCGGGAGTCCTCCGGGTCGTCCGGGCGTCGACCGACGCCGAGCGGCACGAAGGTCTCGTCCCCCGCGTCGCGGGTGAGACGCCGGGCGGGCATCGGCCCGCCGTGGTGACGGCGCGCTCATGAGGCGCGGACGGCCCCGTGAGGACTACTCCCCTTCCGCGACATCCTACCTGCCCGGACGGGAGCACACGCGCACGCGGCCGACGGAGCACTGCGCACGCGGCGGGCCAGGGGCGGGCCGGCCGTCAGTCAGTGCGGGTGCGGGTGGCCCCGACCGGGGCCGTCAGGGGCGCCCCGTCAACATCCCGGCTCGCCCGGGTGGCCGCAGCAGACCCGGGCCCGCAGCGGGCGCCGGGCCAGGTTGCGGACGACCAAGTAGGCCTTCCTTGCCACCCCCGAATCGTGCTCGACGATGTTGCGGAGGAACGGGCCGGGTCCCGGCTCCTTGCCGCTCACGACCCGCCACCCAGGGTGCCGCGCAGGAAGTCGAGCGTGCGCCGCCACGACAGGTCGGCCGCCTCGGCGTCGTGGACCTCGGGGCGGTCGTCGTTGAAGAAGGCGTGCGCGGTACCGGGATAGTGGTGGAAGGTCACCCCCACGCCGGCGTCCCGGAGCTCCTGTTCCATCTGGTCGGCCAGCTCGCGGGGGGCGAAGTCGTCGTCCTCGGCGAAGTGGCCGAGCACCGCCCCCTTGACCGTCGACAGGTCCCATTCGAGACCTGGGCGCGGGAACCCGTAGTAGCACACGGCCGCGGCCACCTCGGGCTCGAGCGACGCGAGGTAGAGCGCGAGCCCGCCGCCGACGCAGAAGCCGATCACGCCCACGCCCGAGCCGGTCGTCTCCGGCATGGCCAGGAGCGCGTCGACCGCGCCGCCCATGTCCCTGGCGGCCTGGTCGAGCCGCATCTCCATGACCAGCTTGCCGGCCTCGTCCGGCTCGCTGGTCTGCGCTCCGCGGTACAGGTCCGGGGCGATGGCCACGAACCCCTCGGCGGCGAGCCGGTCGGCCACGTCGCGGATGTGGGGCACCAGCCCCCACCACTCCTGGATGACGACGACTCCCGGGCCGCTGCCGGACGGCGGCAGCGAGACGTAGGCGGGCACCGGCCCGCCGTCGGCCCTGATCTCGGTCATGGATCCAGCCATCCGATCCCTCCTGGGTGTGCCCGTCGGTCCGCTCGCGCCACGAAGGCGCAAGTGTGCCCGCATCCTTCCACGCCAGGCGTCCGGCAACCACCGGCACCGGCGACGGGGGCCCCCGGGCCCCTCTGACGGCCTGCCGGATCCGCCGGGCCCCTCTCTGACGGCCTGCCGGGGCCGCCGGGCCCCTCTGATAGCCTGCCGGATGTCGTTCCGCCCCGTTGCGTGAGGGAGCTTGTGGCTGACATCGACGCTTTCGTCAAGGCCGAGGCCGAGTCGCTGGTCGCCGAGCTGTCCGAGTGGTGCGCGATCCCGTCGATCTCCACCGACCCGGCCCACGCCGACGACGTCCGTCGCTCGGCCGAGCACCTGGCCGGGCTGATGGAGGCGGCCGGTCTCCAGTCGGAGGTGATCCCGGTGGAGGGCGGCCAGCCCGCCGTCTACGGCGAGTGGCTGGGCGCCGGTCCGGACGCCCCCACCATCACCGTCTACGGCCACCACGACGTCCAGCCCGTCGACCCGCTCGAGCAGTGGACCACGCCGCCGTTCGAGCCCACCGTGCGCGACGGCTGCCTGCACGGGCGGGGCGCCTCCGACGACAAGGGGCAGGTCCACTTCCAGGTGTCGGCCATCCGCCACCTGCTCGCCGCCGACGGCAGCCTGCCGGTCAACGTCAAGTTCCTGGTCGAGGGCGAGGAGGAGGCGGGCTCCCCCAACATCGAGGCGTTCCTGGCCGACCACGCCGAGCGGCTCGCCTGCGACGTCGTGTTCGTGTCCGACACCGGCATGCACGCCCGCGACGTGCCCTCGATGGTCACCTCGATGCGCGGGCTGATCTACTTCCAGGTCGACCTGCGCACCGCACCGGCCGACCTGCACTCCGGCACGTTCGGGGGGACGGTCCCGAACGCGGTGGAGGCGCTCGTCCGGCTCCTGGCCGGCCTCAAGGACGACCGCGGCCGGATCGCCATCCCGGGCTGGTACGACGACGTCCTCGAGCTGACCGCCGAGGAGCGCCGGAACTTCGCGGCCCTTCCCTTCGACCCCGAGGAGCTGAAGCGCAACGCCGGCGTGCGGTCGCTGCCTGGCGAGGAGGGCTGGTCGCCGCTCGAGCGCATCGGGGGCCGCCCGGCCGCCGACGTCAACGGCGTCTGGGGCGGGTACACCGGGGTCGGGCAGAAGACCATCATCCCCGCCGAGGCGCACGCCAAGGTGTCGTTCCGGCTCGTCGCCGACCAGGAGCCGGCCAAGCTGCAGCCGCTGTTCGAGCAGTGGGTGCGCGCCAACGCGCCCGAGGCCAGCGAGGTGGCCGTCCAGTCGATCGGCGGCGTCCGGCCCTGCCTGACCCCGATCGACCACCCCGGCAACCAGGCGGCCGCCCGGGCGGTCGCCCGTGCCTTCGGCACCGAGCCGCTGTTCACCCGGGAGGGCGGCTCGGGACCCGAGCGGGCTCTGTCCGACGCCCTCGGCGTCGCCTGCGTCTACGTCGGGGTCATGCTGCCCGAGGACCGCATCCACGCGCCCAACGAGCGGCTGCTGCTGTCCCACTACTACCGGGGCATGCGGGCCGCCGCCTACGCCTACGAGGAGTTCGCCCGCCCAGGCGTGGCCGCCGCCCTGCGCGCGCTGCGCCGCTGACCGCGCCCTGCCGGCCTGCGTAGAGGTCCCGATTGCCGGACCTGGCCCGGATCGGGGAGGCTCCCGCCGCCCACATCGAACGAGGACTGCCGGTATGTCGACAGCGGGAGATGGAACCGGTGGGCGGGAGGCGGACCTGGACTGGCGTCCGGGCTTGCCCGGCTCCCATCCGGTCGGGCCGGGCGCGCGGCCCGGGTTCGGTGTCCCGGTCGCCTACTGGTCCACCGGGCAGGCTGGGGTCCGCCGCCGCGACCCCGCGCCGGACCCCGACCGCCCCGGCTACTACGAGGGGTACCCGCTGGCCGGCTGGGGCCGGCGGGTCGTCGCGTCCCTGCTCGACGGGCTCATCGTCGCGTTCCTCTACGTGCCGGGCACGACCGTGTTCCAGCTCGCCGCCGACAGCGGTGCCGGGCCCGACCGCGCGGTCTTCCTGGTCCTCGGCATCGTGCTGGAGCTGCTCGCGCTCGGCCTGATGCTGTGGAACCAGTTCGCCGCCCAGGGCCGGACCGGCCAGACCTGGGGCAAGCAGGCGATGGGCATCCGCCTGCTCCGCAAGGCTGACGGGCGGCCCCTCGGCACCGGCCTGGTCTTCCTGCGCTGGGTCGTCCACCTCGTGGACTCGCTGCCGTGCTGCCTCGGCTACCTCTGGCCGCTGTGGGACCCGCGCCGCCAGACGTTCGCCGACAAGATCGTCGGCTCGCTCGTCATCCACGAGCGCTGACCCGGGCTCGAGGTCGGGATGGAGGGCGGGACGGCAGCACCGGCTGTCACGGCGGGTGGTGCCCTACCGGTCGGCTGCCGGGTCCGGCGTCCCCGGTCCGGGGTCCAGCAGGCGCTGGTTGCGTGCCTCGGCCCGGCGCGCCAGGCGGAGCTGGCGCCAGCCGACGAGCAGGATGGCGAGGAACAGCACGACCCCGACGCCGAGACCGGCGGCCAGCGCCGTCCAGTAGACGCCGGCGTTGAGCGTGACCGGCAGCACCACCAGCACCAGCCAGACGGCGGTGGTCGCTGCGCTGATCCGCAGCGCGCTGCGCAGCGTCCGGGCCCGCAGCCGCGCCTGGGCCGAGCGGGCCAGCATGACCGCTGCCGCGGCCAGTGCCGGGTCGGCGACCGCCTCCCCGGTGCTGACCGCCCGCGCGACCCGCCGCCTGGCCTCGGGCCCGAGATCGAAGCCACTCATGGCCCCAGGGTGCACCCCCCCAGGGTGCACCCCCCCAGGATGCAGCCCCCCAGGATGCAGCCCCCCAGGGTGCAGCCCCCCAGGATGCACCAGGCCCGGACAGGCCCGGGGGCCGCGAGGGCCCGGCCCGGGGTCACGGGTCGATGCGGCTCGCGGCCACGAACGTGGTGAAGTTGAACTTGAGGTCCTGGATGCGCCGCTCCAGCACACGCAGGCCGAACAGCTCGGCGCAGCGCTCGGCGGCGATCACCGCGGTCGTCGGCGGCAGCTCCCCGATGGCCAGCATCCGGGCCGCCTCGGCGGTGTCGGGCTCCTCGGTCACCAGCGTGGTCGGGAAGTGGTGGCGCAGCCACATCCGGCACTGCCGCAGCGCTTGCTGGTGGGAGGCGATGCGGTCGATCGCCCCCCGGCCGGGCAGGTCGGGATGGACGAGCAGGGTGTGGTTGACGTCGATCTCGAACAGGTCCTCCACGTGGAAGCGGTGGGCCGCCATGGCGTAGACGCTCTCGTAGACGACCCCGCCGTTGGAGTTCTCGAGCGCGAAGATGCCGAGCTCGACCTCGCCGGCGGCCACCGCCCGCAGGACCCGGTCGGTGGAGACCAGCTCCACGATCTCGACCTCGCCGAGCTTGTTGTCCCTGGCGTACTCGAGGGCCGCCTCCTCGGAGAACGACCCCCGGATGCCCATCACGCCGACCCGGCAGACCTCACCCACGGGCGGCCACCTCCCTGGCGAAACCGGCGAGCTCAGCGGCCAGCGCCTCCGGGCGCTGCAGGGGAATGTCGTGCATGGTGTCCTCGAACCAGGTCACGCGGGCGTCGGGCAGCCGCGAGGCGGCCAGGTCGACCGCTGGCCGCTTGGCGGCGGCGAACTCGTCGCTGCCGGCCGGGCAGATCAGCACCGGGCAGGCCACCTTGGCGTACAGCTCCGACGGCCGCTGGTCGTACAGGGCTTCGACGACCTGCATGTGGTTGCCGAAGTGGAACCGG encodes:
- a CDS encoding prephenate dehydratase domain-containing protein; this encodes MGEVCRVGVMGIRGSFSEEAALEYARDNKLGEVEIVELVSTDRVLRAVAAGEVELGIFALENSNGGVVYESVYAMAAHRFHVEDLFEIDVNHTLLVHPDLPGRGAIDRIASHQQALRQCRMWLRHHFPTTLVTEEPDTAEAARMLAIGELPPTTAVIAAERCAELFGLRVLERRIQDLKFNFTTFVAASRIDP
- a CDS encoding RDD family protein, encoding MSTAGDGTGGREADLDWRPGLPGSHPVGPGARPGFGVPVAYWSTGQAGVRRRDPAPDPDRPGYYEGYPLAGWGRRVVASLLDGLIVAFLYVPGTTVFQLAADSGAGPDRAVFLVLGIVLELLALGLMLWNQFAAQGRTGQTWGKQAMGIRLLRKADGRPLGTGLVFLRWVVHLVDSLPCCLGYLWPLWDPRRQTFADKIVGSLVIHER
- a CDS encoding FIST N-terminal domain-containing protein yields the protein MRLHFGAAVSTAPDHQQALDEVIPAAVAALEGTPDLAVCFFSTEHAAAASGIALSLSERLGTSAIVGCTAEGVIGEGRELEGSPGLALWLARLPGVDVRPFALEVVAVPDGYGIAGWPSIAPQEEATVVLLADPFSFPADRFLERLNEEQPGLPVVGGMASGGSGPGEHRLLSGTDVVDRGAVGVALAGAVEVRTVVSQGCRPIGSPYAVTRGEGNVVHELGGQPAIERLRQVVTTLSQRDQALIRGGLQVGQVIDEHKAEFGRGDFLIRGLVGADEETGAIAVGDQVELGQTLQFHVRDAVAAGEELELLLGPVTGWHPKGVLLFSCNGRGRRFFGEPDHDAQRVAVATGQAPMAGFFAQGELGPVGKRNFVHGYTASMALFCEPGEPVPALDRATAAEPAGALSDPPSLTGLPSPLDRPPVPDAGEPGAPRPV
- a CDS encoding dipeptidase codes for the protein MADIDAFVKAEAESLVAELSEWCAIPSISTDPAHADDVRRSAEHLAGLMEAAGLQSEVIPVEGGQPAVYGEWLGAGPDAPTITVYGHHDVQPVDPLEQWTTPPFEPTVRDGCLHGRGASDDKGQVHFQVSAIRHLLAADGSLPVNVKFLVEGEEEAGSPNIEAFLADHAERLACDVVFVSDTGMHARDVPSMVTSMRGLIYFQVDLRTAPADLHSGTFGGTVPNAVEALVRLLAGLKDDRGRIAIPGWYDDVLELTAEERRNFAALPFDPEELKRNAGVRSLPGEEGWSPLERIGGRPAADVNGVWGGYTGVGQKTIIPAEAHAKVSFRLVADQEPAKLQPLFEQWVRANAPEASEVAVQSIGGVRPCLTPIDHPGNQAAARAVARAFGTEPLFTREGGSGPERALSDALGVACVYVGVMLPEDRIHAPNERLLLSHYYRGMRAAAYAYEEFARPGVAAALRALRR
- a CDS encoding sodium:proton exchanger, with amino-acid sequence MPARRLTRDAGDETFVPLGVGRRPDDPEDSRMVTKTDTTGDRASTRSQRIPLLLAIAITIPGGLLGVAELLHLGGPHLAPPLAALLYGLAVIGAAFLLGWAAEAAMLDISASLAIGALALVAVLPEYAVGFVFAWKGGNDVERFGSACKPPDGAGESNCSLVLANMTGANRLLIGIGWAMVVFIAWWRWRRRGEPREGIALNRTKSVELSFLALACAYSLTLPLKRTVTLVDAVILVAVFVAYTLRISKAPAEEPHLIGPAAYVGALPRRRRRATVLALFGFAAVVILLVAEHFAEALVDTGTELGVSEFFLVQWLAPLASEAPELLVAGLYAWRLKTGEALTTLISSKVNQWTLLVGTLPVVFAVASSSLHGLPIQAQQREELLLTAAQTVFAVAVLTNLTMSVKEAAAIFGLFWAQFIIGAVVPASLHGVELIAVSVVYLLLGAILLVRNRAEFRTRLRDGFRTSYDQLEEDKEPAATAKTSS
- a CDS encoding M15 family metallopeptidase, producing MRARARQQRAVAVIALLAAVSASTARMVAVHSDEVAAAAGVPGKGVFADAVSRGPVAFKGELLVWASGGFSTDEVKRIRDSPQVAAIAAVRTGQLAVESRKAGYPVVPVEAMAANRDAYADALGKPAGPLSGMLRKGAVLSQTGARLRGLRTGGRLRLADGRTLPVTGVVADWVIGGYEVAVDRDLGQRLKLRRTTYLLLRTRGSRPRFEAAIRRLVPRRALRFRAPGERPFLRAGDGALPLGLVKLRFGEFAVRSLARPEPDPRWVREHIVRAVVPVLGPVRCHKLIVPHLTAAMAEVKRLRLQQLVDVADFRRRGGCFSPVRGGGAELSRRAFGIALALNVAANPPGKANADPRLARVMARHGFTWGGHWLRPNGGYFEWVGSGA
- a CDS encoding dienelactone hydrolase family protein, whose product is MTEIRADGGPVPAYVSLPPSGSGPGVVVIQEWWGLVPHIRDVADRLAAEGFVAIAPDLYRGAQTSEPDEAGKLVMEMRLDQAARDMGGAVDALLAMPETTGSGVGVIGFCVGGGLALYLASLEPEVAAAVCYYGFPRPGLEWDLSTVKGAVLGHFAEDDDFAPRELADQMEQELRDAGVGVTFHHYPGTAHAFFNDDRPEVHDAEAADLSWRRTLDFLRGTLGGGS